Part of the Flavobacterium sp. MDT1-60 genome, AGTTCTCACAAAACTGAAAACATCTTTCGTATCTTCGAAATAAGCTGAAGTCGTAAAAGTTACTTTCTCCCAACGTTTGATATATCCGATATCGTATTTGTCAGTTAATGAAGGATCTAAATCTGGATTTCCCTGAAAAATATTAACGTTACTTGAATAGTTTACAGCAGGGTTCATGAAACGCCCTCTTGGTCTTGTTAGACGTTTACTGTAACTTGCGGTAAAGTTGCTTTGATCTGAGATTTCATAACTAATAAAAGCACTAGGAAACAGGTTATTGTATTTTTTAGTATTGAAATCGTTAGTATCTAGTAAGTTAACCTGGATATTAGTGTCTTCCCAACGCAAACCAAATAAATAAGAGAATTTGTTTACTTTAAATCCATAAGAAGTATAAAGCGCATTGATGTTTTCTTTGTATTCTAAAGTGTTTGATAAATTTGAAATTGGATCATCATTCTCATCCTTAACAAAATATTCATTGTTTAGGTCACCAAAACTTCCTTTATATCCTGCTTCAAATTGACTTCCTTTTCCTAATGGCAAAACATAATCGGCCTGAATTTGAATTTGTTTCTGAACCTGATTGTTTAAGGTGGTGTTGAAATTTGGAGATGCCGTAATGTAACTATTGCTGTCGTCTGTATTTCTTGAAATCGATAAATCGGCAGTAAGTTTATGTCCTTTGTCGTTGAAATTTTTAATTAAATTAGAAGTATATTCTACATTTTCGCTTCCCGTATCACCATTATTTAAACGGAATGAAGATCCTGTAAAGGCATGGGCAGCATCGTAATTATTATAATTGATGAGGTCTGTTGTACTACCTGAATTTTTTTGATAATTGATGGCGTTTGTCCAGAAAGTATTTGGCGCCACTGTCCATTCTATACCAGCTCTTCCATTAAATCCGTCATTTGTTCTTTTCGTATCACGATCTTCATCTAAAAAGCCTTTTGGTGTTCCATCAGCATTTAAATAAGATGTGTTAGTTTCACCGCCACCTTCATTGGTTCTGTAATTGTAACCAGCAGTTGTAAAATAGTTTAATTTTTCTGTTTTATAGTTCAGGTTGGCACTTAAACCATAAGTTTCCGGAAGTCCGGTAGAGGCTATAAAAGTTCCGTTGAAACCTTGATTTTTACCTTTTTTAAGGATGATATTGATCAAACCTGAACCACCTTCTGCATCATAACGTGCTGATGGGTTAGTAATAACTTCAACTTTGTCAATTGCATCTGCTGGTAGCTGACGCAAAGCTTCGGCAACATTTATAGCGTTTGATGGTCTTCCGTCAATTAAAATTCGGATATTATCACTTCCTCTTAAACTTACATTTCCTTCAGTATCAACAGAAACTGAAGGAACATTGTCTAAAACGTCACTTACGGTTCCGCCTTTTACCATCATGTCCTGACCAACGTTATACACCTTTTTGTCTAGTTTTATTTCGACTGTAGATTTTTCAGCACGAACAACAACTTCATTCAATTGTGCTGCATCTTCTGATAAATTTACAACTCCTAAACTAGTGTCTCCGGAAATGGTTTTTCCTTTAATTTCAGTCGATTTAAATGAAATAAATTCAACTTTTATATCATAAGTTCCTGGAGCAACAGCTACTTCAAATTCACCTTTTGGGTTTGTGATTCCGCCTGCAATAACTTTGGTGTCATTTGGAGCCATTATCGAAATAGTAGCATACTCAAGCGGTTGCTTGCTTACTTTTTCGAATACTTTTCCGGTAACTTTTACCTTGTTTTTACCAGGAGGTGCCTGCTGTGCATAGTTGTAAAAACTTGTAAAGAAAAGAACAAGCAATACAGCAAATTTGATTTTTTTCATTGTTATTTTTGGTTTCATTTACTCTTAGACCGCAAAAATAGCTTTTGGTTTAAAGAATAAAATCACAAAAAAATGTTAATTCGATACTTTATACTTAGTCTAAAAAAGAGGCAACAAGATCTAAATCCCTTCCGATAATGGCTTTACCATCTTTTATTACAATCGGTCGTTCAATCAAAATTGGGTTGTCAACCATTGCATCAATAATTTGATCGTTAGTCAATGTTTTTCCTTTATAATTTTCAATCCAGATTTTTTCTTTGATTCTGACTAATCGAAGCGGTTCAATGTCTAATTTTTCAAGTAAAATTTTTAAATCATCATATGTTGGAGTGTCTGTTAAATAGGGAATAATTTCATATTCCTGATTTGCCTGATCTAAAAAAGCGAGGCAGGTTCTTGATTTTCCGCAACGTGGATTGTGATAAATTTGTATCATTTTGTTATATTTAGGATGTCGTAATGTAATTAATGCAAAATTGGGTATTTTAGCGACACCAAAAATAAGGTTTCCTTATTAAATCGAATTCTCATTTTTAAATTTTAAAGTATGTTTTTAGAACAAGGAATTAAACCTCAGAATAAATTTTGGCTATATCTTATTGGGTCAGTTTTAATTATTATCGCATCATTTATCGGACAAATTCCTTTTTCTGTTGCTGTTTTGTATTCTAGTTTTAAAAACAAAAAAGCTTTTCCAACAGATAATGCAGCAATTATGAGAATTTTTGATCAAAATCTAACATTATTTCTGGTTATGATCTCTTTTGTTTTTGCTTTTGCCGGAGTTTACTGTGTTGTAAAATATTTGCATAATCAAACGCTTTTGTCAATAACAACATCAAGAAAAAAAGTTGACTGGAGCCGTATTTTATTTTCATTTGTAGTATGGTCTATTTTTTCAGCATTAAGTTTTTGGGCAGTTTATCTGAGGTCTCCGGAAAATTTCTTATGGAATTTTAAATTAATTCCCTTTCTAATTTTAGTGTTAGTTGGAGTAATAATGATTCCTATTCAAACTAGCACTGAAGAATATGTTTTTAGGGGATATTTGATGCAGGGATTTGCCAATCTGGCACAAAACAAATGGTTTCCGCTTCTCATGACTTCACTAATTTTTGGATCGATGCATGTTTTTAATCCTGAAGTGGCAAAAATGGGTTACGTCATTATGATTTATTATATAGGAACCGGGTTGTTTTTGGGAATCATCACGCTAATGGATGAAGGAATAGAACTGGCCTTAGGATTTCATGCCGCTAACAATTTAGTTGGGGCCATTCTGATTACTTCAGATTGGTCAGTGTTTCAGACTTACTCTATTTTTAAAGATATGTCAGAGCCTTCTGCCGGAATGGATGTTATCCTGCCTATTTTTGTGGTTTACCCGATTTTGCTTTTTATTTTTACTAAAAAGTATAATTGGAATAACTGGAAAGAAAAATTAACAGGGAAAATTATTACCTTAGAGTAATCAAACTAAATATTTATGTTAGAACTAACACATAAAAATGTTCACAACCATTTTAGAATAAATGGATTCCATTTAAACGCAATTGATTTGTGCCGTGTGGCTTATGATTATATAAAAGAAGGAGATGCTAATGAACAGGCAATAGGTGAATTTTTGTTGGATTGGTTCGATAACAAACAATATATCGAAATGAGAACGTCAGGAACAACTGGACTTCCCAAAGTAGTGAAATTAGAAAAGCAAGCCATGATTCAATCTGCATTGGCTACAGGAGATTTCTTTGGGTTAGAGCCTCACAATAAAGCTTTACTTTGTCTGCCTGTAAAATTTATAGCTGGTAAAATGATGTTGGTTCGAAGCTTAATTTTAGGACTAGATTTAGATATAGTAACGCCAAGTACAGAACCTCTTGCCTTAAATGAAACTAAGTATGATTTTGTGGCTATGGTACCGCTACAGGTTCAAAATTCGATTGAATCTTTAGGAAATGTAAAAAAGTTAATTATCGGCGGAGCAAAAATGGATACAACGCTTGAAGCGAAACTTTTGCCTTTGAAAACGGAGATTTATGAAACCTATGGCATGACGGAAACCATTACCCATATTGCAGCAAAGAAACTGGGAGAAAATGTTTTTACCGTTTTACCAAATGTAAAAATTGCTCAGGATGATCGAGGTTGTCTGGTTATTACAGTTCCTGCTATTTCTGAAGAATCAATTATTACAAACGATTTGGTTGAGGTAATAAGAGAAAATCAATTCATTTTTTTGGGAAGAATTGATAATGTGATTAATAGTGGAGGAGTGAAGCTTATTCCGGAACAAATAGAAGCAAAGCTAATTGAAAAAATTGATTCAAGATTTTTTGTAACAGGATTGCCTGATCCTGTTTTAGGAGAAAAATTAATTTTGGTTATTGAAGGCGAAAAACAAGATTTTACTTCTGATTTTTTTGATGTTTTAGATAAGTTCGAAAAACCTAAAGAAATAGTTTTCGTACCAAAATTCAAGGAAAACGAAAACGGAAAATTGTTAAGAAAGCCAAGCTTAAATTAGTAAATTCCAAATTTTTAAAACTTCAAATTCCAATTTTATCGTCAACTTGAGGACTTAAAACTTTTTTTTAGACCTTACAAATACACTCCGTTAGGAGTTTAATTTTGGTAGAAAAAAAATAAGATGAGAAAATGTCCCGTTGGGACTAAATATTTTAATGATCTTAAATAAAAATAAAAAATCCCAAATTCCAGTTATAAGATTGGAATTTGGGATTTTTTTATTTTGGAATTTAATTCTATTTTGGAATTTAAACTTAAGCGTTACGTTCTAATAGTGCCATATAAAATCCGTCAAAACCAGACTCAGAAGCTAAAATTTTACGATCTTTTATGAATGTAAATTGCTTTCCGATTTCAGTTTTTAAGAATTTTTCTACTTGCTCCTGATTCTCTGATGGTAAAACAGAGCAAGTTGCGTAAACTAATTTTCCGCCTGGTTTTACGATTTTAGAATAACTTTCTAAAACTTCACTCTGAACTTTACGAATATTATCGATAAACTCGGGTTGTAATTTCCATTTTGCATCAGGGTTTCTTTTCAAAACTCCTAAACCGCTACAGGGTGCGTCAATTAAAACTCGGTCTGCTTTTTCGTGTAATTTTTTGATCACTTTTGTAGTGTCAATAATACGATATTCGATATTGAAGGCGCCGTTTCTTTTGGCTCTCAATTTCAATTGTTTCAATTTGCTTTCATACAAGTCCATTGCAATCAATTGCCCTTTGTTTTCCATTAAAGAAGCAATATGCAATGTTTTTCCTCCGGCTCCTGCACAAGTATCAACCACACGCATTCCTGGTTTTACATCAAGGAAACCGGCAACCAATTGTGAGTTTGCATCCTGAACTTCAAAAAGCCCTTGTTTAAAAGCATCTGTTAAAAATACGTTAGCTCTTTCTTTTAGAACCAAAGCTTCCGGCTGATCTTTTAAATATTCTGTTTCAATATTTAAATCCATCAACGTGTTTCTTAAACTTTCTTTAGTTCCTTTAAGTGTGTTTGTTCTTAAAATAACTTTTGCAGGTTGGTTTTGAGCCGCAATTTCGGTAGACCAAACTTTTTCTCCCAATTCTTTTACGCCTAATTCATCCATCCAGTCCGGAATAGATTCTTTTAGAGCTCTAATTTTTGAAAGTTCGTCAAAACGACCTTTAATTTTTCTTTCAGGAGTTCCTTCCAATTGTCTCCAATCCGGAATAGGATATCCTCTTAAAACTGCCCAAACAGCAAACATTCTCCATAAATTGTCTCTGTCAAAAGGTTCTTTAACTTCGGCAATTTCAGCGTATAATCTTTTCCAACGAACAATTTCGTATATCGTTTCAGCAACAAACTTCCTGTCAGAACTTCCCCAACGTTTGTCTTTTTTTAATGCTCTTGCTACCACTTTATCAGCATATTCTCCTTCATTGAAGATCGCATTTAAAGAATCGATGGTAGTATAAACTAAATTTCTGTGTAATCTCATTTTAATTATTTGAGTTGCAAAGGTACTATTAATTGATTGAAAGTTAAATTTTTAATTTTGATTGTTATTTTTCGACTTTCAGTAAAAGAAAAAAAACACTCTGATAAAGTTTAAAAGAGTGTTTTTCTAAGTTATTTTATAAATGATTTATTTTATAATTCGGGTCAATCCGATGTTTTCCGGAGCGTGAAGTACCATTGGGAATTTCTCAATTTTGACCGAACTACTATCTAAACCGAAAGCTCTTTCTTCAGATAAACTAAGTTTCTTGATAAAGAAGTATGAGTTCATAATAATGTTTTCATGCCATCTTAAATCGTTGTCATTTGATAAAAACTTCTCAGACAATACAAATTTAAAGTCACCAATAATATTGTTTTTGTTTAATGATTCGTAACGGCTGGTAATATCAACTTCTCCTCGTTTTACCATGTCACGAATTACTTCTCTAAACATTAAATTGATTTTGGTAGGTTCTCTAAATCCTAAGTTAAAATCGATTCTGTAAATATCGTCTTTCGCAATTTCGGTAACTTTATATTGTGTTTTATAAGGTTCTGTCAAAATGTTTACGTGAACGAACCAGTAAATATCAGCTCTTTTTGGACGTTTTTGCAAGATGGAATAAATTACTTTTTCCTCCAATTCATCAACGCGATTCGCATTTGTCATGTATACTAAATGCGTTGCGTATTTCGGGATCGAAAGATCTTCGCTTAATTCCATTAAAACTTTCTTATAATCATCAATCTTGATAATTTTAGTATAGCTTTTATTAATTTTCTTAGCCAAATACCAAATCGTCATAATCGAAATCAGCATTATTGCAATGATTAAAGTCACGTAACCGCCATCGGCAAATTTGGTAATATTAGCAATAAGAAAACTAAATTCAATCAATAAATAAATCGTGATCAATGGTACCATAAAATACAGTTTAACACGTTTCATTATTAAATAGTAATTCAGTAAAATGGTCGTCATGATCATACATAGAATAATGGCAAGACCATAAGCATGCTCCATATTACTTGATTTCTGGAAGTGCAAAACGATACCCACACAACCAAAAAACAGTAACCAGTTGATTGACGGAATGTATAATTGTCCTTTTACTTCAGTTGGATATTTGATTTTTACTTTCGGCCAGAAATTCAAACGCATAGCTTCATTTATCAGGGTAAATGATCCGCTTATAAGTGCCTGGGAAGCTATTACAGCTGCTAAAGTAGCAACAACAATTCCGAATGGAAGAAACCAATGAGGCATAATCAGATAAAATGGATTCCCATTTTCTCCTCCTAATTGCTGTAATGTACTTCCTTCATGGTGTGTTAAATACGCAGCCTGACCAAAATAGTTTAATACTAATGTTGTTTTTACGAATATCCAGCTGATTCTGATGTTTTTTCTTCCACAATGTCCCATGTCAGAATATAAAGCTTCAGCTCCGGTAGTACATAAAAATACTAATCCAAGAACAAAAAAACCTTCAGGGTGAATTTGTAATAAATGATAGGCATAGTAAGGATTAATTGCTTTAAAAACTTCAGGATGTTGTGAAATTTGAATAACTCCTAATGTGCCCAACATAGCAAACCAGATCAGCATCATTGGAGCGAAAAACTTCCCAACCAATTTTGTTCCAAATTGTTGAATAGTAAATAAAATAAATAAGATTCCGATAACAATATAAACTATTGTCTCCGTTTCCATGGTAGGATAAAATGCCCTGATTCCTTCTACTGCAGAGGAAATCGAAATAGGCGGAGTGATAATTCCATCGGCAAGTAATGCACTCCCTCCAATAATAGCGGGCACTATGAGCCACTGGATTTTGGTTTTTTTGACTAAGGCATACAAAGCGAAAATACCTCCTTCACCATGATTATCAGCACTTAGTGTTATAAGAACATATTTTATAGTGGTTTGCAGTGTTAATGTCCAGAAAACGCAAGAGATACCTCCTAAAACGATGTCTGCATTAATCATGTGTTCACCAAGAATGGCTTTCATTACATACAATGGAGATGTACCAATATCTCCATAAATAATTCCTAATGTGATCAATAAACCTCCAATAGACAACTTACTGTGTAAGTTTTTATGCGCTGCGCTCATGTATATTTTTATAAAAGACGGTTGCAAATTTACTGTTTTAAAATAAATTAGCGTCTATTAATAGTAAAAATAAAAAAAAGCACAATTAAACAATTGTGCTTTTACTTTTATTATAGAAAACCTGTTTTTAAATTTACATTCTTCTACCGCCGCCTCTTGAACCTCCGGAGTTATTATCTCTTTGTGATTGACCTCCTCCTCTTGATTCCTGACTTACTCTTGGGGCTTCAGATCTCTGAGCACTTTGTGGCCTTGCAGTATTGGCTCTGTTTTCAGAGTAACTTCTAGGCGCTTCTGCTCTTGGAGATGAAGCCGCTCTGTTGGTATTCATTCTATTTTCTGAATTCCCTCTGGAGTTATTCATATTGTTATCAGAATTTCTTGGAGCTTCAGCGCTGGGAGTGGAAGCTGTTCTGTTTGTACTCATTCTGTTTTCTGAGTTTCCTCTTGAGTTATTGTTTTCAGAATAATCACGTCTTGGTTCAGCAGTTCTTTGAGTGTTTTCAACTCTTGAAGGTGTGCCTGCTCTGTTTTGATTGTCTCTGTTTGATGAAACAGGATTTGAGTTGTAATTTCTATCAGAAGTTGTTCTGTTTTGATTATTATCTCTGCTTGTATTTCTGGTATTGTTATCAGAAACTCTATTCGTATTAGATCTATTACTGTTGTAAACATTCGAATTTCTACTTGTTTCTCTGCTTGCAACACGTCTTTGGTCTAATTCATATCTATTATTAACATTAGAATGTCTTTGCGCAAAACTATTGTTTGGACGCATTTTTTCGTATCCGTAAGAACGTCTTGATTCGTATAATGCAGGAGCTCTATAGCTTCTTCTATTGTTCACATAATTGTAACGATTATTTACATTAATACATACGTTGATGTTATTTCTGTATCTGTAAATTGGATAAGGTCTCCATGCATAATAATAGGTTGGATAGTAATTCCAGGTCCAGGTAGAAATATACGGTCTGTAGTTTGTGATCCAAAATGAGGTATAAATTACCGGAGCCACACTGTAAACAGGCTCATAGATATAATTCGCACCGTATAAATAACTGTTACCCACAACCTGAACATTTACCTGATTGTAATTATCGCGTTCGACATCAATTGTAGCTATATCCTGATACACATCACGATCAAGAACCGCCTGGATAATCACAACGTGAGTTCTGGCTTCTACAGATTCGATTACACGAAGATAATCAACCTGATCATCACCATTTAAGTCCAGATTTGATATTTGATATTTAGGATCATTTAAACGTCTTTCGAAATCCTGAAGATTAGCTGATTCTCCAAAAATGGAAGCAACAGCTCTTAAATCTAAATTATCGCTGATATCTGAATTTTTTGCATATACTGTGGTTTGACTTTGTGCAGAGCAAGAGCTAAAACCTATTGCTAAGAACACTAAAAAAAGTACTTTGGCTTTCATGGCAAATCATATTAAAGATTAATATTCTGAGATATTCAATTACTGTGCCAGAAAAAAAAACAAAACTTATTTCAGATGTTGTAAATAATTGTATTTTAGCAATACTAAATCTTACCCTATATGAAAAAAGTATTGTTATTTTGTTGCGCTTTTATTTTATTTATGTCCTTTAAAACATTGAGTGATAGAGATAAAAGGATGGTCTATGGTGGTTTTACATCAATGCAAATAGATACATTATTTCAGGATAAAATTAGTATTAGGGCCATCGTTATTGATAAAAATAAGGTTTGGTATGGAGGAGATAATTCTCGCTTTGGATATTATGATTTAGATAAAAAAGAAAAATTTGAAGAACATATTTATCGTGATACCTTAAAATTAGAGTTCAGAAGTATTGCTCAAACTTCAAAAGATATTTTTTTATTAAGTGTAGGAAATCCCGCACTACTTTATTCGGTTTCTAAAAAAGACCACAAAATGAAGCTGGTTTATAAAGAAGTGCATCCAAAAGTTTTTTATGATAGTATGCAATTCTGGAATGATAAAGAAGGAATCGCCATTGGAGATCCAACTGAAGAT contains:
- a CDS encoding outer membrane beta-barrel family protein, which gives rise to MKKIKFAVLLVLFFTSFYNYAQQAPPGKNKVKVTGKVFEKVSKQPLEYATISIMAPNDTKVIAGGITNPKGEFEVAVAPGTYDIKVEFISFKSTEIKGKTISGDTSLGVVNLSEDAAQLNEVVVRAEKSTVEIKLDKKVYNVGQDMMVKGGTVSDVLDNVPSVSVDTEGNVSLRGSDNIRILIDGRPSNAINVAEALRQLPADAIDKVEVITNPSARYDAEGGSGLINIILKKGKNQGFNGTFIASTGLPETYGLSANLNYKTEKLNYFTTAGYNYRTNEGGGETNTSYLNADGTPKGFLDEDRDTKRTNDGFNGRAGIEWTVAPNTFWTNAINYQKNSGSTTDLINYNNYDAAHAFTGSSFRLNNGDTGSENVEYTSNLIKNFNDKGHKLTADLSISRNTDDSNSYITASPNFNTTLNNQVQKQIQIQADYVLPLGKGSQFEAGYKGSFGDLNNEYFVKDENDDPISNLSNTLEYKENINALYTSYGFKVNKFSYLFGLRWEDTNIQVNLLDTNDFNTKKYNNLFPSAFISYEISDQSNFTASYSKRLTRPRGRFMNPAVNYSSNVNIFQGNPDLDPSLTDKYDIGYIKRWEKVTFTTSAYFEDTKDVFSFVRTPNGQEVNGIPVILSRPINLGKEQKFGFEFTFNYNPYKWWRLNSNFNLYNVKTTGSNTYTDTNGNDVVQNLDNQANTWFARISSKITLPYKIDWQLNGTYNGEQKTAQGKNLGQFAMNTALSKDVMKDKGTIAFNISDIFNSRIMRSYTYLQNDTTLESQTSYGEMQFRKRQFNLSFTYRFNKPKSERDKNAQPRNDGDGGGDYPG
- a CDS encoding arsenate reductase family protein translates to MIQIYHNPRCGKSRTCLAFLDQANQEYEIIPYLTDTPTYDDLKILLEKLDIEPLRLVRIKEKIWIENYKGKTLTNDQIIDAMVDNPILIERPIVIKDGKAIIGRDLDLVASFLD
- a CDS encoding CPBP family intramembrane glutamic endopeptidase, with product MFLEQGIKPQNKFWLYLIGSVLIIIASFIGQIPFSVAVLYSSFKNKKAFPTDNAAIMRIFDQNLTLFLVMISFVFAFAGVYCVVKYLHNQTLLSITTSRKKVDWSRILFSFVVWSIFSALSFWAVYLRSPENFLWNFKLIPFLILVLVGVIMIPIQTSTEEYVFRGYLMQGFANLAQNKWFPLLMTSLIFGSMHVFNPEVAKMGYVIMIYYIGTGLFLGIITLMDEGIELALGFHAANNLVGAILITSDWSVFQTYSIFKDMSEPSAGMDVILPIFVVYPILLFIFTKKYNWNNWKEKLTGKIITLE
- a CDS encoding AMP-binding protein, coding for MLELTHKNVHNHFRINGFHLNAIDLCRVAYDYIKEGDANEQAIGEFLLDWFDNKQYIEMRTSGTTGLPKVVKLEKQAMIQSALATGDFFGLEPHNKALLCLPVKFIAGKMMLVRSLILGLDLDIVTPSTEPLALNETKYDFVAMVPLQVQNSIESLGNVKKLIIGGAKMDTTLEAKLLPLKTEIYETYGMTETITHIAAKKLGENVFTVLPNVKIAQDDRGCLVITVPAISEESIITNDLVEVIRENQFIFLGRIDNVINSGGVKLIPEQIEAKLIEKIDSRFFVTGLPDPVLGEKLILVIEGEKQDFTSDFFDVLDKFEKPKEIVFVPKFKENENGKLLRKPSLN
- a CDS encoding RsmB/NOP family class I SAM-dependent RNA methyltransferase is translated as MRLHRNLVYTTIDSLNAIFNEGEYADKVVARALKKDKRWGSSDRKFVAETIYEIVRWKRLYAEIAEVKEPFDRDNLWRMFAVWAVLRGYPIPDWRQLEGTPERKIKGRFDELSKIRALKESIPDWMDELGVKELGEKVWSTEIAAQNQPAKVILRTNTLKGTKESLRNTLMDLNIETEYLKDQPEALVLKERANVFLTDAFKQGLFEVQDANSQLVAGFLDVKPGMRVVDTCAGAGGKTLHIASLMENKGQLIAMDLYESKLKQLKLRAKRNGAFNIEYRIIDTTKVIKKLHEKADRVLIDAPCSGLGVLKRNPDAKWKLQPEFIDNIRKVQSEVLESYSKIVKPGGKLVYATCSVLPSENQEQVEKFLKTEIGKQFTFIKDRKILASESGFDGFYMALLERNA
- a CDS encoding KUP/HAK/KT family potassium transporter: MSAAHKNLHSKLSIGGLLITLGIIYGDIGTSPLYVMKAILGEHMINADIVLGGISCVFWTLTLQTTIKYVLITLSADNHGEGGIFALYALVKKTKIQWLIVPAIIGGSALLADGIITPPISISSAVEGIRAFYPTMETETIVYIVIGILFILFTIQQFGTKLVGKFFAPMMLIWFAMLGTLGVIQISQHPEVFKAINPYYAYHLLQIHPEGFFVLGLVFLCTTGAEALYSDMGHCGRKNIRISWIFVKTTLVLNYFGQAAYLTHHEGSTLQQLGGENGNPFYLIMPHWFLPFGIVVATLAAVIASQALISGSFTLINEAMRLNFWPKVKIKYPTEVKGQLYIPSINWLLFFGCVGIVLHFQKSSNMEHAYGLAIILCMIMTTILLNYYLIMKRVKLYFMVPLITIYLLIEFSFLIANITKFADGGYVTLIIAIMLISIMTIWYLAKKINKSYTKIIKIDDYKKVLMELSEDLSIPKYATHLVYMTNANRVDELEEKVIYSILQKRPKRADIYWFVHVNILTEPYKTQYKVTEIAKDDIYRIDFNLGFREPTKINLMFREVIRDMVKRGEVDITSRYESLNKNNIIGDFKFVLSEKFLSNDNDLRWHENIIMNSYFFIKKLSLSEERAFGLDSSSVKIEKFPMVLHAPENIGLTRIIK